From the Candidatus Effluviviaceae Genus V sp. genome, the window GCCGACCCGCATCGACGCGGGACCGCTCCCCGAGGTCGAGCTCATCGACATGCGCCACGAGCAGCCGGTCGATACCGAGGGCGCCTTCTCGGCCAGGCTCAGAGACGAGGTCGCGCGGACGATCGACGAAGGCCGGCAGGTCATCCTCTTCCTGAACCGCCGCGGGTACGCCTCCTTCCTGCAGTGCATGGACTGCGGCCACACGCTGCGGTGCGGCGACTGCCACGTTTCGCTGACGTATCACTCCGTGGGCCGCAGGCTGCGGTGCCACTACTGCGGAACGTCTTCGCGCGCCCCCACCTCGTGTCCCGAGTGCGGCAGCGCCAATCTGCGGTTCGGCGCGCCCGGGACGCAGCGGGTCGAACGGTCGGTCCGCGAGCTCTTTCCCGACGCCGTCACCGAGCGGATGGACCAGGACACCACCTCCCGTCCGGGAGCGCACTGGAGGATCCTCCGGGCCTTCGCCGAGCGCAGGACGGATGTCCTGCTGGGCACTCAGATGATAGCGAAGGGGCTCGACTTCCCCGGCGTCGGACTGGTCGGGGTCGTCGCTGCCGACGTCGGGCTCAATCTGCCCGACTTCCGCGCAGGGGAGAGGACCTTTCAGCTGCTGACCCAGGTCGCCGGCAGGACGGGGCGGTGGGGAGAGAGCGGCCGGGTCGTCGTCCAGACCTACCGGCCTGAGCACTACACCATCGAGCTGGCGCGCGCCCAGTCGTTCACCCCCTTCTACGAGCGTGAGTCCGAGGAGCGTCGCGGGATGGGGCTCGGCTATCCGCCGTTCAGCCGACTGGTGTCGATCCTGGTGCGCGGCAGAAGGGCCGAGCAGGTGACGCAGGCGGCGGCGACACTCGCTGAGTTTCTCGATGCCGGCGCGACCACGATGGACGAGCCGCGCCCGGAGGTCCTCGGTCCCGCGCCGGCGCCGCTCGAGCGGCTCAAGGGCTCGTACCGCTGGCACGTGCTCGTCCGCGGGCGGGGAGGCGCAGCTCGTGCGCTCGTTGCCGCGGCCCTCAGGCAGATCGGCTCCCTGAAGCTCCCATCGTCGGTCTCCGTGGCCGTCGACGTCGATCCGGTCGACCTTCTCTAGGACTTGACTGCGCCCACGATGCCGGGTAGATTGAAGAATGCCTGCCCCGCGCGAGGGGCAGGCACACTTTTCGCAAGTTGTTCCAGGGTCTCACGCCCCGCGCAGGACACGGTCCCGCGCGGGCGAATCAGCCCTGCGGAGTGGGCCGCTCGCCCGCGCCGCGCGGCAACAGGCGAGGCCCCCGGCCCCCGGGCCGGCAGCAGTAGCACAGGAGTCATCGGAATGGCAGGAGTTACGTTCAACAAGATCACCAAGGACGCCGAGATCACCGAGATGCTGCGCACGTGCAACGACCAGCTCGGCATCATCGGCTATACGGAGCACGGCATCCGGCACGGCAAGTGGGTCGGTCGCACGGCCCAGAAGGTCCTCAAGACGCTCGGGAAGAACGGTCGCGAGCCCGAGCTGGCAGGCATCGCGGGCTACCTTCACGACCTCGGCAACATCGTCAACCGTGAGGACCACGCCCAGTCCGGCTCGTTCCTCGCGTACCAGCTTCTGAGGGATCGCGGCATGCCGATGGAGGAGATCACGACGGTCATCTCGGCGATCGGGAACCACCACGAGGAGCATGCCGACCCCGTGAGCAACGTCTCCGCGGCACTGATTCTC encodes:
- a CDS encoding HD domain-containing protein; translated protein: MAGVTFNKITKDAEITEMLRTCNDQLGIIGYTEHGIRHGKWVGRTAQKVLKTLGKNGREPELAGIAGYLHDLGNIVNREDHAQSGSFLAYQLLRDRGMPMEEITTVISAIGNHHEEHADPVSNVSAALILADKADVHRSRVRNPSMIKFDIHDRVNYAVQKSQLQVIPAEAVARLSLTIDTDISQVMEYFEIFMSRMIVSRRAAEYLDTHYELVVNGTRLL